In a single window of the Aminomonas paucivorans DSM 12260 genome:
- a CDS encoding isocitrate/isopropylmalate dehydrogenase family protein, giving the protein MARNVLKVKEQKDRYQVCYMAGDDSGFDMMEGALLVLESLNLPIDWVRADLGWCMWEKSIQKFGEGDPRCNTVPPETIESIRKTDATLMAAITSKAGVKGFKSAILQMRQLFDLYINLRPAKTLPGVGTPLKGDPKVDIVLFRENTEDLYSAVEFFPLPAEHYALHKGMERFKKMGDVAVSWRVFSTVGCERIIRAAFEYAKATGRTTVHCCNKANVIRETDGLMKRLFLQIAKEYEQFGIKGIEENADATAMWLIKNPQDYQVIVASNVFGDILSDEASQLTGGLGFAPSGNIGEGTALFEPSSGSVPKYAHQYRVNPSAMVLTAKMMLEYLGLDDAAKKIEKALGEVLVESKPGTLTYDVLRDFRGDPNWEKNAASTIDMAAAIAGKINPAFAGKVLEDAKAKVHAMCDWTKTVGFED; this is encoded by the coding sequence ATGGCCCGCAACGTGCTGAAGGTGAAGGAACAGAAGGATCGCTACCAGGTCTGCTACATGGCGGGGGACGACTCGGGCTTCGACATGATGGAGGGGGCCCTCCTGGTCCTGGAGTCCCTGAACCTGCCCATCGACTGGGTCCGCGCCGACCTGGGCTGGTGCATGTGGGAGAAGTCCATCCAGAAGTTCGGCGAGGGAGATCCCCGCTGCAACACCGTGCCGCCTGAGACCATCGAGTCCATCAGGAAGACCGACGCCACCCTCATGGCCGCCATCACCTCCAAGGCGGGGGTGAAGGGCTTCAAGTCCGCCATCCTCCAGATGCGGCAGCTCTTCGACCTGTACATCAACCTGCGCCCCGCCAAGACCCTCCCCGGCGTGGGCACCCCCCTGAAGGGCGACCCGAAGGTCGACATCGTCCTCTTCCGGGAGAACACCGAGGACCTCTACTCCGCCGTGGAGTTCTTCCCCCTGCCGGCGGAGCACTACGCGCTGCACAAGGGCATGGAGCGGTTCAAGAAGATGGGCGACGTGGCCGTCTCCTGGCGGGTCTTCTCCACCGTGGGCTGCGAGCGCATCATCCGGGCGGCCTTCGAGTACGCCAAGGCCACGGGCCGCACCACCGTGCACTGCTGCAACAAGGCCAACGTCATCCGGGAGACCGACGGTCTGATGAAGCGCCTCTTCCTCCAGATCGCCAAGGAGTACGAGCAGTTCGGCATCAAGGGGATCGAGGAGAACGCCGACGCCACCGCCATGTGGCTCATCAAGAACCCCCAGGACTACCAGGTCATCGTGGCCTCCAACGTCTTCGGGGACATCCTCTCCGACGAGGCCAGCCAGCTCACCGGCGGCCTGGGCTTCGCCCCCAGCGGCAACATCGGGGAAGGCACCGCCCTCTTCGAGCCCTCCAGCGGTTCCGTGCCCAAGTACGCCCACCAGTACCGGGTGAACCCCTCCGCCATGGTGCTCACGGCGAAGATGATGCTGGAGTACCTCGGCCTGGACGACGCGGCCAAGAAGATCGAGAAGGCCCTGGGTGAGGTGCTGGTGGAGAGCAAGCCCGGCACCCTCACCTACGACGTGCTGCGGGACTTCCGGGGCGATCCGAACTGGGAGAAGAACGCCGCCTCCACCATCGACATGGCCGCCGCCATCGCCGGGAAGATCAACCCGGCCTTCGCGGGCAAGGTCCTGGAGGACGCCAAGGCCAAGGTCCACGCCATGTGCGACTGGACCAAGACCGTGGGCTTCGAGGACTAG
- a CDS encoding citrate lyase acyl carrier protein, giving the protein MKTAQAGTVESMDCLVTLSEGTAGSGVAVQIAGSGAARFRTAMEKKVRQVLESLQASDVSVNVQDNGALDIVLGARVEAAYRRFAGGEGR; this is encoded by the coding sequence ATGAAGACCGCACAGGCGGGGACGGTGGAGTCCATGGACTGCCTCGTCACCCTGAGCGAAGGAACCGCCGGGTCCGGCGTGGCGGTGCAGATCGCCGGGTCCGGGGCGGCGCGCTTCCGCACCGCCATGGAGAAGAAGGTCCGGCAGGTCCTGGAGAGCCTCCAGGCCTCGGACGTATCGGTGAACGTGCAGGACAACGGGGCCCTGGACATCGTCCTGGGGGCCCGAGTGGAGGCGGCGTACCGCCGCTTCGCGGGAGGTGAGGGGCGATGA
- a CDS encoding LeuD/DmdB family oxidoreductase small subunit, producing MKIQGKVWKYGDDVNTDVIFPGKYTYTIKERSEMAKVACEDLDPEFNKNAAAGDIIVGGKNWGCGSSREQAVTCLVERGIGAIIAKGFARIYYRNCLNEGLPILVSPEAVDAIQAGEQVEIDFDAGQIRTASGKSFSFPPYPEFVRGLIEDGGLIPHVKKSLGLK from the coding sequence ATGAAGATCCAAGGCAAGGTGTGGAAGTACGGCGACGACGTGAACACCGACGTCATCTTCCCGGGGAAGTACACCTACACCATCAAGGAACGCTCCGAGATGGCCAAGGTGGCCTGCGAGGACCTGGACCCGGAGTTCAACAAGAACGCCGCGGCGGGGGACATCATCGTGGGGGGCAAGAACTGGGGCTGCGGCTCCTCCCGGGAGCAGGCGGTGACCTGCCTGGTGGAACGGGGCATCGGGGCCATCATCGCCAAGGGCTTCGCCCGGATCTACTACCGCAACTGCCTCAACGAGGGGCTGCCCATCCTGGTCTCCCCGGAGGCGGTGGACGCCATCCAGGCGGGGGAGCAGGTGGAGATCGACTTCGACGCGGGGCAGATCCGCACCGCCTCGGGCAAGTCCTTCTCCTTCCCCCCCTACCCGGAGTTCGTCCGGGGGCTCATCGAGGACGGGGGCCTCATCCCCCACGTGAAGAAGTCCCTGGGGCTGAAGTAG
- a CDS encoding HpcH/HpaI aldolase/citrate lyase family protein, translating into MRRTMLYLPGNNPNMLVRGHLFGPDGLVLDLEDAVSVSEKDSARVLVREMLRQGEFGSCEVTVRINGVDTEYWRDDLAAVVPAGVSGIRVPKVEGPETIRILDEELSGVESKAGIPVGQTKIFCLLETALGIWNAYDVAKASPRVAAIIPGGEDLTADLRTNRSPEGTELEWARRMLVFAARAAGVDALDTVFPRITDDEGLRREVGFIKQLGYDGKSVIHPNQIPIIHEVFTPTEGEIEKAKKVVAAAKDAAERGLGAVSVDGRMVDAPVVKRAQYTLTRAGLSEEVQGHGC; encoded by the coding sequence ATGAGGCGCACCATGCTCTACCTGCCCGGCAACAACCCCAACATGCTGGTGCGGGGACACCTCTTCGGCCCCGACGGCCTGGTCCTGGACCTGGAGGACGCGGTGTCCGTCTCCGAGAAGGACTCCGCCCGGGTGCTGGTGCGGGAGATGCTTCGCCAGGGGGAGTTCGGCTCCTGCGAGGTGACGGTGCGCATCAACGGGGTGGACACGGAGTACTGGCGGGACGACCTGGCCGCCGTGGTCCCCGCAGGGGTCTCGGGCATCCGGGTCCCCAAGGTGGAGGGCCCCGAGACCATCCGGATCCTGGACGAGGAGCTTTCAGGCGTGGAGTCCAAGGCGGGGATCCCGGTGGGGCAGACCAAGATCTTCTGCCTCCTGGAGACCGCCCTGGGCATCTGGAACGCCTACGACGTGGCGAAGGCCTCCCCCCGGGTGGCGGCCATCATCCCCGGCGGGGAGGACCTCACGGCGGACCTGCGCACCAACCGGTCCCCGGAGGGCACGGAGCTGGAGTGGGCCCGGCGGATGCTGGTCTTCGCCGCCCGGGCCGCGGGGGTGGACGCCCTGGACACGGTGTTCCCCCGCATCACCGACGACGAGGGACTGCGCCGCGAGGTGGGCTTCATCAAGCAGTTGGGCTACGACGGCAAGAGCGTGATCCATCCCAACCAGATCCCCATCATCCACGAGGTCTTCACCCCCACGGAGGGGGAGATCGAGAAGGCCAAAAAGGTCGTGGCCGCCGCCAAGGACGCGGCGGAGCGGGGCCTGGGGGCGGTGTCCGTGGACGGACGCATGGTGGACGCCCCGGTGGTGAAACGGGCCCAGTACACCCTCACCCGGGCGGGCCTGTCGGAGGAGGTGCAGGGACATGGCTGTTAA
- a CDS encoding 3-isopropylmalate dehydratase large subunit → MGKTFAEKVLGKAAGYAVKAGDVVTVEPHFCMSHDNAAPIARTFKKIGVPKVWKPDHIVFILDHAIPAPTDEHAQNHKEIREFSAAQGIKHFYDVTSKGGVCHQKMCEEGFALPGLVMIGSDSHTCTYGAYGAFSTGIGRSEMAAAWATGKIWFRVPESIKITLTGSFQKGVSAKDLILKIIGDIKADGADYMSVEFHGPGIHAMSLAERMTLCNMGIEMGAKNAVCPPDDKVLADIQGKEKTKDWEALWADDDAAYAKELAYDLGTLVPCVAKPHTVDNYASIDEVKDTPIHQAFLGSCTNARIEDLRLAAAILKGKQVAVRTIVIPASWVVYRQAMKEGLIDVFLDAGCVLANPGCGPCMGNHEGILAPGEACISTANRNFKGRMGNKESFIYLASPMTVAASALTGKISDPREVL, encoded by the coding sequence ATGGGCAAGACCTTTGCCGAAAAGGTGCTGGGCAAGGCGGCGGGCTACGCCGTGAAGGCGGGGGACGTGGTGACCGTGGAGCCCCACTTCTGCATGAGCCACGACAACGCCGCCCCCATCGCCAGGACCTTCAAGAAGATCGGGGTTCCCAAGGTCTGGAAGCCGGACCACATCGTGTTCATCCTGGACCACGCCATCCCGGCCCCCACGGACGAGCACGCCCAGAACCACAAGGAGATCCGGGAGTTCTCCGCCGCCCAGGGCATCAAACACTTCTACGACGTCACCAGCAAGGGCGGGGTGTGCCACCAGAAGATGTGCGAGGAGGGCTTCGCCCTTCCCGGGCTGGTCATGATCGGCAGCGACAGCCACACCTGCACCTACGGGGCCTACGGGGCCTTCTCCACGGGCATCGGCCGCTCCGAGATGGCCGCCGCCTGGGCCACCGGCAAGATCTGGTTCCGGGTGCCCGAGTCCATCAAGATCACCCTCACCGGCTCCTTCCAGAAAGGGGTCTCCGCCAAGGACCTGATCCTGAAGATCATCGGAGACATCAAGGCGGACGGGGCGGACTACATGAGCGTGGAGTTCCACGGACCGGGGATCCACGCCATGTCCCTGGCGGAGCGCATGACCCTCTGCAACATGGGCATCGAGATGGGCGCCAAGAACGCCGTCTGTCCCCCCGACGACAAGGTGCTGGCGGACATCCAGGGCAAGGAGAAGACGAAGGACTGGGAGGCCCTGTGGGCGGACGACGACGCGGCCTACGCCAAGGAGCTGGCCTACGACCTGGGGACGCTGGTTCCCTGCGTGGCCAAGCCCCACACGGTGGACAACTACGCCTCCATCGACGAGGTGAAGGACACCCCCATCCACCAGGCCTTCCTGGGCAGCTGCACCAACGCCCGCATCGAGGACCTGCGGCTGGCGGCGGCCATCCTCAAGGGCAAGCAGGTGGCGGTGCGCACCATCGTCATCCCCGCCTCCTGGGTGGTGTACCGGCAGGCCATGAAGGAAGGGCTGATCGACGTGTTCCTGGACGCGGGCTGCGTCCTCGCCAACCCGGGCTGCGGGCCCTGCATGGGCAACCACGAGGGCATCCTGGCCCCCGGGGAGGCCTGCATCAGCACCGCCAACCGGAACTTCAAGGGGCGCATGGGCAACAAGGAAAGCTTCATCTACCTGGCCAGCCCCATGACCGTGGCGGCCTCCGCCCTGACCGGCAAGATCTCCGATCCTCGGGAGGTGCTGTAA